In the Podospora pseudocomata strain CBS 415.72m chromosome 5, whole genome shotgun sequence genome, one interval contains:
- the ASF1 gene encoding Histone chaperone asf1 (COG:K; BUSCO:EOG09264COX; EggNog:ENOG503NXBX) → MSVVTLLGVNVANNPAKFTDKYLFEITFECLEPLEKDLEWKLTYVGSAQSDSHDQELDSLLVGPIPVGVNKFAFEANPPDTKLIPDDELLGVTVILLTCAYDGREFVRVGYYVNNEYESEELQNDPPAKPIIEKIKRNVLAEKPRVTRFNIKWDSEATAPAEFPPEQPEADLVADEEEYGAEELAEEEEAELAEEAAAVGEATGADKDAAMEGVEGENGAVDEEELSDDGSVDIEGESEDDLEEEELDGDAMETDEMEVDKPAVPAAGAPSGAPAPQADAMVH, encoded by the exons ATGTCTGTCGTCACGCTTCTCGGCGTCAATGTggccaacaaccccgccaagTTCACCGACAAGTACCTTTTTGAGATCACATTCGAGTGCCTGGAGCCACTTGAGAAGG ACCTCGAGTGGAAGCTCACCTACGTCGGCTCCGCCCAAAGCGATTCCCACGACCAGGAGCTCGACTCCCTCCTCGTTGGCCCCATCCCCGTGGGCGTCAACAAGTTCGCCTTTGAGGCCAACCCCCCCGACACCAAGCTCATCCCCGACGACGAGCTCCTCGGCGTcaccgtcatcctcctcacctgcGCCTACGACGGCCGCGAGTTCGTCCGTGTTGGTTACTATGTCAACAACGAGTACGAGTCCGAAGAGCTCCAGAACGACCCCCCTGCCAAGCCCATCATCGAGAAGATCAAGCGCAACGTGTTGGCTGAGAAGCCACGTGTGACTAGGTTCAACATTAAGTG GGATTCCGAGGCTACTGCTCCTGCCGAGTTCCCTCCTGAGCAGCCTGAGGCCGATTTggttgctgatgaggaggagtatGGTGCTGAggagcttgccgaggaggaggaggctgagctagcggaggaggctgctgccgtTGGCGAGGCCACTGGTGCTGATAAGGATGCTGCCATGGAAGGCGTTGAGGGCGAGAACGGTGctgttgacgaggaagagctcTCCGATGACGGCAGTGTCGACATCGAGGGAGAGAGTGAAGACGAcctcgaggaggaagagcttgACGGCGACGCGATGGAAactgatgagatggaggtCGACAAGCCTGCCGTTCCTGCCGCTGGCGCCCCTTCTGGCGCCCCAGCCCCCCAGGCTGATGCCATGGTGCACTGA
- a CDS encoding hypothetical protein (EggNog:ENOG503NYW6; COG:S), with protein sequence MENSRVDELLKSLELLQQSIKTLHQYREAQSNPVQRPRPSSVDWPASTLQRVATISNAPPQSAVTTSARRLTNESPRSRPTLINDGIPKREHSPDFLTLTSPPASRSSSSQSTPSCVIEALPSIEKTEEELVSHLQSIKSTEDGSTSGTIIALADAWERRDELTPANLLTSFETGEGTKYEHTSYQIYEVDRDGVPTQIRPLCLVKGSACPNHGDENGDNRDISVWPVLKTINADGNAVGRISILQEPTPVMLAATHLTMKDHFDMDELLSHLVTTAGNKGKTKAYLNRSIEPTPLRQRSFFFVFKYYTIIASGHPPTPWQPFDPRPLDHRSPDHIDITECSSILALSLSGPVSSQVKVRAKRKTKSGNLYSTFAPWHLVNIQYFPDDHHSPFPTIRSDGTQKHFLNGPHAFLDALRLEYRDAIKRYTELNESITKLITPPNQFMFDVRLRDKLLFEDSHFTYSRRYFWAYNTLGVINEGIKSMSAAYVNNFTRDFWEGRHPTLWPCASNGGDYLGKLDILRQDLEQAVSELKVVYDRNEATRTEIRSLREQLFSGSSVKESRRAIEQGKNIKILTSVSMVFLPLTFVVGVFSITTLEIEPEDWRFGVTLVGVCVPFLC encoded by the exons ATGGAAAACTCTCGTGTGGATGAGTTGCTCAAATCATTGGAGCTTCTTCAGCAATCCATCAAAACTCTTCATCAGTATCGAGAAGCGCAGTCCAATCCGGTTCAGCGTCCTCGCCCATCGAGTGTTGACTGGCCCGCCTCCACTCTTCAAAGAGTtgccaccatctccaacgcACCTCCTCAGTCTGCCGTCACTACATCCGCTCGCCGGCTCACAAATGAGTCTCCGAGATCACGACCAACACTCATCAATGATGGAATCCCAAAGAGAGAACACTCCCCCGACTTTCTCACCTTGACCAGTCCGCCTGCctcccgcagcagcagctcgcaATCGACGCCGTCCTGTGTCATAGAGGCATTGCCTAGCATAGAGAAGACCGAGGAAGAGCTCGTCTCACATCTCCAATCCATTAAATCAACCGAAGATGGATCCACATCAGGCACCATAATTGCCCTGGCAGACGcatgggagaggagggacgAGTTGACACCCGCCAACCTGCTCACATCGTTCGAGACAGGAGAGGGCACCAAATATGAACACACCAGCTATCAGATATATGAGGTCGATAGAGACGGCGTGCCCACTCAGATACGTCCACTTTGTCTTGTAAAAGGCTCAGCCTGTCCCAATCATGGGGACGAGAACGGAGATAATAGAGACATATCCGTCTGGCCCGTTCTGAAGACTATCAACGCCGACGGGAACGCCGTCGGTAGGATATC AATTCTCCAAGAACCCACCCCCGTCATGCTCGCCGCCACCCATCTCACCATGAAAGACCACTTCGACATGGACGagctcctctcccacctcgtcaccaccgccggcaacAAAGGCAAAACCAAAGCCTACCTCAACCGCTCCATCGAGCCCACTCCCCTCCGTCAGCGCTCCTTCTTTTTTGTCTTCAAATACtacaccatcatcgcctcgggccacccccccaccccctggCAACCCTTTGATCCCCGCCCATTAGACCACCGCTCGCCGGATCACATAGACATAACCGAAtgctcctccatcctcgccctctccctctccggGCCCGTCTCCTCCCAGGTCAAAGTGCGGGCAAAACGCAAGACCAAGTCGGGGAACCTGTACAGCACCTTTGCCCCCTGGCATTTGGTCAACATCCAGTACTTTCCCGAcgaccaccactcccccttccccaccatccGCTCCGACGGCACGCAGAAACACTTTCTCAACGGGCCGCACGCGTTTTTGGATGCTTTGAGGCTGGAATACCGCGACGCGATCAAGCGCTACACCGAACTGAACGAGTCGATAACAAAACTGATCACGCCCCCGAATCAGTTCATGTTTGACGTCCGGCTTCGGGACAAGCTCCTGTTTGAAGACTCGCACTTTACCTACTCGCGGCGGTATTTCTGGGCGTATAACACGCTGGGGGTTATCAATGAAGGCATCAAATCCATGAGCGCGGCGTACGTGAATAACTTCACGAGGGatttttgggaggggagacaCCCGACGCTGTGGCCTTGTGCCAGCAATGGCGGCGACTACCTGGGCAAACTGGATATTCTGCGTCAGGACCTGGAGCAGGCGGTTTCGGAGCTGAAGGTGGTGTATGATAGGAATGAGGCCACGAGGACAGAGATTAGGAGTCTGAGGGAGCAGTTGTTCAGTGGGAGTTCGGTCAAGGAGAGCAGGAGGGCTATCGAGCAGGGGAAGAATATCAAGATACTGACGAGCGTGTCGATGGTCTTTTTGCCGTTGACgtttgtggttggggtgTTTAGTATCACGACGTTGGAGATTGAGCCGGAGGATTGGAGGTTTGGGGTTACGCTTGTTGGGGTGTGTGTACCGTTTTTGTGCTGA
- a CDS encoding hypothetical protein (COG:S; EggNog:ENOG503P3I3) — protein MDGESSELDESIVRLNHRKKKPGRSRNNRRFHPYGSSYVDSPLKFLRRPTDPNVRSLSAADSGSEDQQDDSTLSSLADSVLFESDSNDGPSHLDDHSDTAESHELGSSSNPIDLASLLINSQTPPGKSVAGKTVSRFKVAPQPDFGNKKSKRGGPQSAKAPVTPNVIQPRQRSHSDLISPNPAEPKAAASRNHSNQNHTDSQGTNPPKENKITPRVPPHNHPRTTVTNISSRSAPQQNRTSQPDTLPPMTPQKRPPTQPVPHDRPTQQRRLMPPPPAAPSTIGPSSPSTHVPRPPQNNQMDLSLQLQTALSTTALPFPSLPFLTRLVQSRKPPPPFPSLLATTRARILSSDITTDMLDPAYINSHSLPPEISNPLTKSATLPHDVVVQVLDIINISKSKWEQVEELEAKARGEEKRGREVVRLPTARGDGEVDQGTQAGTQFQTQQRGEGKATHRILFQDPKGGKIYGLELVRVEKLGVGKTNMGEKWLLKKGTSVSRGVVMLEPGRCECLGGKVEVWNRAWNEGRLERLRGEATGEGTG, from the exons atggatggagagTCATCTGAACTTGACGAGAGCATTGTGAGATTAAATCACAGGAAGAAAA AACCGGGTCGGTCCCGCAACAATCGACGATTTCATCCTTATGGGAGTTCTTATGTTGATTCCCCGCTCAAATTTCTGAGGCGACCTACTGATCCGAATGTTCGGTCGCTCTCAGCAGCAGATTCTGGCAGCGAGGATCAGCAGGACGATAGCACGCTTTCTTCTCTTGCGGACAGTGTACTATTTGAGAGCGACTCGAACGACGGGCCCTCTCATCTAGACGACCATAGCGATACAGCAGAGTCCCACGAGCTGGGGTCTTCTTCCAATCCCATCGACCTGGCTAGTCTCCTTATTAATTCCCAGACGCCACCTGGCAAGAGCGTCGCCGGCAAGACCGTTTCACGGTTTAAAGTTGCCCCTCAGCCCGATTTTGGCAATAAAAAGTCAAAAAGAGGTGGGCCACAGTCTGCGAAAGCTCCGGTCACCCCAAACGTGATCCAGCCTCGGCAACGCTCTCACTCAGATCTCATCAGCCCCAACCCAGCAGAGCCCAAGGCAGCAGCATCCCGGAATCACAGCAATCAAAACCACACAGATTCTCAAGGCACAAATCcccccaaagaaaacaagatcACACCCCGAGTCCCtccccacaaccacccaaGGACGACCGTTACCAATATCTCATCTCGATCTGCTCCACAGCAGAATCGCACCAGCCAACCGGACACTTTACCCCCTATGACCCCCCAAAAGcgacccccaacccaacccgtTCCTCACGACCGTCCCACCCAGCAACGCCGGCTCatgcccccccctcccgcagCACCATCCACTATCGGACCCAGCAGCCCATCTACCCACGTGCCCCGGCCCCCTCAAAACAACCAAATGgacctctccctccaactccaaaccgccctctccaccaccgccctccccttcccctccctccccttcctaaCCCGCCTGGTCCAATCCcgcaaaccccctccccccttcccctctttATTAGCAACCACCCGCGCGAGAATATTATCCTcagacatcaccaccgacatGCTCGACCCAGCCTACATCAAttcccactccctcccccctgaGATATCCAACCCTCTCACAAAATCTGCCACCTTGCCTCACGACGTGGTGGTTCAAGTGttggacatcatcaacatctccaagTCAAAGTGGGAGCAagtggaggagttggaagcCAAGGCtcggggggaggagaagagggggagggaggttgtcaGGTTACCTACCgcgaggggggatggggaggttgatcaAGGGACGCAGGCGGGAACACAGTTCCAGACGCAGCAaaggggagaagggaaagCAACGCATAGAATTCTTTTTCAGGATCCAAAAGGGGGAAAGATTTACGGGCTGGAATTGGTCAGGGTGGAGAAGCTTGGTGTGGGGAAGACGAATATGGGGGAGAAGTGGCTATTGAAAAAGGGAACGAGCGTGagcaggggggtggtgatgctcGAGCCGGGGAGGTGTGAGTGTTTGggtgggaaggtggaggtttgGAATCGGGCGTGGAATGAAGGgcggttggagaggttgagaggggAGGCGACTGGGGAGGGCACTGGTTAG
- a CDS encoding hypothetical protein (EggNog:ENOG503P0V5; BUSCO:EOG09263UQF; COG:S), giving the protein MNFTSSLLRTTPRLISSFANSTQPRTFTMAAMQRPAFTERVVKAMQALYPESLADRNWDNVGLLQENFTTPSTATTTSPVVLLTNDLTPAVAQEAISRKASVIVSYHPFIFRGLKSITLADPQQRIILLLAQHNIAVYSPHTAIDAAPGGMADWLAQMLSSLPDRTTTISTVTPVDASSLPEKFAGAGYGRKVQLSKPAGLGELVKLYAKGLGGLKHVMVARPKSEGQFMVKTVAVCPGSGESVLAGVKDADLIVTGEMSHHPALKLVMEGKAVISVFHSNSERAFLRDVLKGQLEEELKEVEGLEVLISEEDQDPFQIVDVEDLPSDMRMQTV; this is encoded by the exons ATGAACTTcacttcttctctcctcagaacaacaccaagactcATTTCGTCCTTTGCCAACTCTACCCAACCGAGAACcttcaccatggccgccatgCAGCGCCCTGCCTTTACCGAGCGAGTCGTCAAGGCCATGCAGGCCTT GTACCCTGAGTCTCTTGCCGACCGCAACTGGGACAAcgttggcctcctccaagaaaacttcaccaccccttccacagctacaaccacctcccctgtGGTCCTCCTCACAAACGACCTCACTCCCGCGGTCGCCCAAGAGGCCATTTCCCGCAAAGCCTCTGTAATAGTCTCCTACCACCCTTTCATCTTCCGCGGCCTCAAGTCCATCACCCTGGCCGACCCCCAACAGCGCATTATTTTGCTGCTGGCCCAACACAACATCGCCGTTTACTCCCCCCATACAGCAATCGACGCCGCCCCAGGCGGCATGGCCGACTGGCTCGCCCAGatgctctcctccctcccagaccgcaccaccaccatctccaccgtAACCCCAGTcgacgcctcctccctccccgagaAATTCGCCGGCGCTGGTTACGGCCGAAAAGTCCAACTCTCCAAACCAGCCGGCCTTGGAGAACTAGTAAAACTCTACGCCAAAGGCCTCGGCGGCCTAAAACACGTCATGGTCGCCCGCCCCAAATCAGAAGGGCAGTTCATGGTCAAGACAGTGGCTGTCTGCCCAGGGAGCGGGGAGAGCGTACTGGCCGGTGTCAAGGACGCTGATCTGATTGTTACCGGCGAGATGTCGCACCATCCTGCGCTCAAGCTTGTCATGGAGGGGAAGGCGGTGATCAGTGTGTTTCACAGTAATTCGGAGAGGGCTTTCTTGAGGGATGTCCTCAAGGGacagttggaggaggagctgaaggaggtggaggggctggaggtgttgattAGCGAGGAGGATCAGGATCCCTTCCAGATAGTGGATGTTGAGGATTTGCCGAGTGATATGAGGATGCAGACGGTTTAG
- a CDS encoding hypothetical protein (EggNog:ENOG503P6UR; COG:T): MAQSITEDSVRAALTDRLKASHVEVQDMSGGCGQAFTSLIVSPEFVGKNSLKRHRLVNAALKDEIAQIHAWSAKCQTPEEYEKEKAATGGNDGPPLDGTAGGEVTGVSQ, encoded by the exons ATGGCCCAGTCAATCACCGAAGACTCCGTAAGGGCGGCCCTCACCGACCGCCTCAAGGCCTCTCATGTCGAGGTTCAGGACATGTCTG GTGGCTGCGGGCAAGCCTTCACATCGTTGATTGTCTCGCCCGAGTTTGTGGGCAAGAACTCGCTAAAGAGGCATCGGCTGGTCAATGCCGCCCTCAAAGACGAAATCGCGCAGATACACGCCTGGAGCGCAAAGTGTCAGACACCGGAGGAATatgaaaaggaaaaggcagcGACAGGAGGGAATGACGGGCCACCGTTGGATGGGACggcaggaggggaggtgacggGCGTCAGTCAGTAG
- the RNA14 gene encoding mRNA 3'-end-processing protein rna14 (COG:A; BUSCO:EOG09260W52; EggNog:ENOG503NV0B) yields the protein MADAPTADGPNNGSLSPPTETPILVPVDKVAQLEKRVTEDPRGALDAWLALMAEHRCRGNIAQARETYERFLAIFPQAAEVWVQWLEMELETDNFNEAERIFSTALISTPNLALWTKYLDYVRRRNDLNDGNARQIVYQAYDFALNNIGFDKDSGKIWADYIQFLKSGPGTLGGSQWEDLKKMDQIRSAYQKAICVPIANVNNLWKEYDQFEMSLNKPNGRKNLAERSPSYMTAKSAYIALENTTRGLQRTTLPVLPPAAAHFDGYQEYMEQVEIWKRWIAWEKSDPLYLKEDEKLPGLYQKRILYVYRQALMALRFWPEMWLDAAEWCFENNIIDDKPKTSDQKNDVSTGLEFLIRGIEANPESVLLALRYGDYIESTHQTEDNDKAKIALGQAVRAPYNKVLDTLYDIINKVKDRETAHIAQIQEAAKKATARDNSSSGSDDDEDDEEEGEGSTKPAMDASAEKQIQAVQQVSAMQTKMLSKTISFVWIALIRAMRRIQGKGKANTEMGGMRQVFQDARQRGRLTSDVYAAVAHMEWTIYKEPAGGKIFDRGAKLFPEDEDFALEHIKYLHSLNDFTNARVLFERVVSRLTSKPENVHKAKQLYVYFHKYESQFGELAQISKLEKRMAELFPEDPKLSHFSARFSTEKFDPITARVIVSPAAQLRPKIQPPGLMPSIEQHQPQQPISIRNSPTPAPQFRPTITNSPKRPLPLDDDESNPPRKIQRNDYNTEFVRGASPLKGAAGRRLDQQRRMQGSAGGASYSSTPAPIARDITFLLGLIPRAEAYDYHRMNPNKVVNLLQSTNVPEYHVWKAHANPSQNPHHRNVSTDFGSYGGGYGNRDSPAPRAGSPYGQQRLVMGQGQGYRQSSLRPGSAGSGAGYEPPPAVPGQGAGGYQFGGLPPPPPPPGYGGYGGGY from the exons ATGGCCGACGCCCCGACCGCCGACGGGCCGAACAATGGCTCCCTTAGCCCACCTACCGAGACCCCAATTTTGGTACCTGTCGACAAGGTCGCCCAACTCGAGAAGCGAGTTACAGAAGACCCTCGCGGAGCCTTGGACGCATGGCTCGCGTTGATGGCCGAGCACCGGTGCAGAGGCAACATTGCCCAGGCCAGAGAGACTTACGAGCGGTTCCTGGCCATCTTTCCTCAGGCG GCCGAGGTCTGGGTGCAATGGCTGGAGATGGAACTCGAAACCGATAACTTCAACGAGGCTGAGCGCATCTTCAGCACTGCTCTCATATCCACACCGAACCTCGCCCTCTGGACAAAGTATCTCGACTATGTCCGCCGTCGCAACGACCTCAACGATGGGAATGCTCGCCAAATTGTCTATCAAGCGTACGATTTCGCGCTCAACAACATCGGGTTCGACAAGGACTCCGGCAAGATCTGGGCCGACTACATTCAGTTTCTCAAGTCTGGGCCTGGCACCCTGGGAGGAAGCCAGTGGGAAGATctgaagaagatggatcAGATCCGCTCCGCTTACCAGAAGGCTATTTGTGTGCCCATCGCTAACGTCAATAACCTGTGGAAGGAGTATGACCAGTTCGAGATGAGCCTGAACAAGCCCAACGGTCGCAAGAACCTCGCCGAACGGTCGCCGTCCTACATGACGGCCAAGAGTGCCTACATCGCCCTCGAGAACACCACCCGTGGTCTGCAGCGGACGACCCTCCCCGTTCTTCCCCCAGCCGCTGCTCACTTTGACGGGTACCAGGAGTACATGGAGCAAGTTGAGatctggaagaggtggatcGCGTGGGAGAAGTCTGATCCTCTTTACCtcaaggaggacgagaagcTGCCTGGCCTCTACCAGAAGCGCATTCTCTATGTTTACCGGCAGGCCCTGATGGCGCTGAGGTTCTGGCCAGAGATGTGGCTGGATGCGGCCGAGTGGTGCTTTGAGAACAACATTATTGATGACAAGCCAAAAACTAGCGACCAAAAAAATGACGTGTCCACAGGTCTTGAATTTCTGATTCGTGGCATTGAAGCAAACCCAGAGAGCGTCCTCCTTGCACTCCGGTACGGTGACTACATTGAATCCACTCACCAGACTGAGGACAAcgacaaggccaagattgCGCTTGGTCAGGCTGTGCGCGCTCCCTACAACAAGGTGCTTGACACGCTGTATGATATAATCAACAAGGTGAAAGACCGTGAGACGGCTCACATTGCTCAGATTcaggaggcggccaagaaggcgactGCGAGGGATAATTCGTCTAGCGggtctgatgatgatgaagatgatgaggaggagggtgaggggtCGACCAAGCCGGCGATGGATGCCAGTGCGGAGAAGCAGATACAGGCGGTGCAGCAGGTTTCTGCTATGCAGACCAAGATGCTGTCAAAGACCATCTCGTTTGTCTGGATTGCTCTGATCCGGGCCATGAGGCGGATtcagggcaagggcaaggcgaACACGGAGATGGGCGGTATGAGGCAGGTCTTCCAGGACGCTAGACAGCGCGGTCGGCTCACCAGCGATGTTTATGCGGCTGTTGCACATATGGAGTGGACAATTTACAAGGAGCCCGCTGGTGGAAAGATTTTTGACCGTGGTGCGAAGCTGTTTCCGGAGGATGAAGATTTTGCGTTGGAGCACATCAAGTATCTACATTCTTTGAATGACTTTACCA ATGCCCGCGTCCTTTTCGAGCGTGTCGTCTCTCGCCTAACCTCCAAGCCGGAGAACGTACACAAGGCCAAACAGCTTTACGTCTACTTCCACAAGTACGAGTCCCAATTTGGTGAACTCGCCCAGATTTCCAAACTGGAGAAACGCATGGCGGAGCTTTTCCCGGAGGACCCGAAGCTCTCTCACTTCTCGGCGCGCTTCTCAACCGAAAAGTTCGACCCTATCACGGCGAGAGTTATCGTCTCTCCTGCGGCTCAGCTCCGGCCGAAAATACAACCACCTGGTTTGATGCCCTCGATtgaacaacatcaaccacaacaacccatctccatccgcaACAGCCCCACCCCTGCGCCTCAATTCCGACCAACAATTACCAACTCCCCCAAACGTCCTCTTCCcctggacgacgacgagtcAAACCCGCCTCGCAAGATTCAGAGAAACGATTACAACACCGAGTTCGTCCGTGGCGCCTCCCCCCTAAAAGGAGCAGCTGGCCGTAGACTGGACCAGCAGCGTCGTATGCAGGGAAGTGCTGGAGGCGCGAGCTATAGCAGCACCCCTGCCCCTATCGCTCGGGacatcaccttcctcctcggcttaATTCCCCGGGCTGAGGCCTACGATTACCACCGTATGAACCCAAACAAGGTCGTCAATTTGCTCCAGTCGACGAACGTACCAGAGTACCACGTCTGGAAAGCCCACGCCAATCCAAGCCAGAACCCACACCACAGAAATGTTTCCACCGATTTTGGGAGCTACGGTGGTGGATATGGGAACAGGGACTCTCCGGCCCCAAGGGCGGGAAGTCCGTATGGACAACaaaggttggtgatggggcaGGGGCAAGGCTACAGACAGAGTAGTCTCAGGCCGGGGAGCGCCGGGAGTGGAGCGGGGTAtgagcctcctcctgcgGTACCTGGGCAGGGCGCCGGCGGGTATCAGTTTGGGGGtttgcctcctccacctcctccaccgggGTATGGAGGTTATGGTGGGGGGTATTGA
- a CDS encoding hypothetical protein (COG:S; EggNog:ENOG503P2WE), with translation MSTIATPRDPPRRIPSSSNLYTPTTSARPSLDINPPSTSLPSSPNLSIPTNQPPKRSRAALREYYNLRTTVPSITTTTTSSPPSPPPASTPASILDSPSFSPTQYLTSLLESSSLSSLLQTYTRLLSEIRALDAEKKALVYDNYSKLITATETIRKMRTTMDPLNPMAGTIDLVVGRVYDMARGLREEMREHCGGEQGRQQGGGGMADRKKRTKELVREVYRGMERMRGFVQQGDRPQAEKEWELPRRLLVKWQEMGVGGKEVRELLREGDGILKGGDNGEEGSD, from the coding sequence atgTCAACAATAGCCACCCCCCGCGACCCCCCCCGTCgaatcccctcctcctcaaacctctacacccccaccacctccgcccgcccctccctcgacatcaaccccccctccacctccctccccagctcccccaacctctccatccccaccaaccaaccccctaaaCGCTCCCGCGCCGCCCTCCGCGAATACTACAACCTCCGCACCACTGTCCCTTCTataacaaccaccaccacctcctcccccccttcccccccgccaGCATCAACCCCCGCCTCAATCCTcgactccccctccttctcccccacgCAGTAcctaacctccctcctcgagtcctcctccctctcctccctcctccaaacatACACCCGCCTCCTCTCGGAAATCCGCGCCCTCGACGCCGAAAAAAAGGCGCTAGTCTACGACAACTACTCCAAGCTCATTACCGCCACTGAAACAATCCGCAAAATGAGAACAACGATGGATCCGTTAAACCCAATGGCGGGCACGATAGATCTtgttgtggggagggtgtaCGATATGGctagggggttgagggaggagatgagggagCATTGTGGTGGGGAGCAGGGGAGACAacaagggggtggtgggatggcgGATAGAAAAAAGAGGACGAAAgagttggtgagggaggtttatagggggatggagaggatgagggggtttgtgCAGCAGGGGGATAGGCCgcaggcggagaaggagtgGGAACTGCCGAGGAGGTTATTGGTCAAATggcaggagatgggggtgggcGGGAAAGAGGTCAGGGAGTtgttgagagagggggatgggattcTAAAGGGGGGGGAcaatggtgaggaggggagtgaTTAG